One genomic window of Cupriavidus malaysiensis includes the following:
- a CDS encoding lytic transglycosylase domain-containing protein, with protein MREPEPDERLARIVEIGAQSAPRGLAGPPAVATAARIGRLAPIISEAALATAVDPSLLMAVIDVESRGNPRALSPKGATGLMQLMPATGAEHGAADLYDARQNVMAGARHLAMLLKRFGSLPLALAAYNAGSGAVARHGGRIPPYTETQAYVPMVMERYAFYDRMNLRAR; from the coding sequence ATGCGCGAACCGGAGCCGGACGAGCGGCTGGCGCGGATCGTGGAGATTGGCGCGCAGTCAGCTCCGCGCGGCTTAGCGGGCCCGCCCGCCGTGGCCACGGCCGCGCGCATCGGTCGCCTGGCGCCCATCATCAGCGAGGCCGCGCTCGCCACCGCCGTCGACCCGTCGCTGCTGATGGCCGTGATCGACGTGGAATCGCGCGGCAACCCGCGCGCGTTGTCGCCCAAGGGGGCGACGGGCCTGATGCAGCTGATGCCGGCCACCGGCGCGGAGCACGGCGCGGCCGATCTCTACGATGCGCGGCAGAACGTGATGGCCGGCGCCCGCCACCTGGCCATGCTGCTCAAGCGCTTCGGCAGCCTGCCGCTGGCGCTGGCCGCCTACAACGCCGGCAGCGGGGCCGTGGCACGGCATGGCGGACGGATCCCCCCGTACACCGAGACGCAGGCCTACGTGCCGATGGTGATGGAGCGCTATGCGTTCTATGACCGCATGAACCTGCGGGCCAGGTAG